One genomic region from Kamptonema formosum PCC 6407 encodes:
- a CDS encoding photosystem I reaction center protein PsaF,subunit III has protein sequence MRRLFAAILVLSLWISFVPVASAYDLVPCKDSPAFKELAKNAVSTNGDPASGKARFERYSEALCGPEGYPHLIVDGSLEHAGDFLIPSVLFLYITGWIGWVGRSYLQAAKKTSSPEEQEIILNVPLAISLMLTGFLWPLAALKEITTGEMFAKDDEITVSPR, from the coding sequence ATGCGAAGATTGTTTGCTGCGATCTTAGTCCTGAGTCTTTGGATCAGTTTTGTACCTGTAGCCTCGGCATACGATTTAGTACCCTGCAAGGACTCGCCTGCTTTCAAAGAACTAGCGAAAAATGCTGTTTCTACGAATGGCGATCCAGCTTCAGGAAAAGCCAGATTTGAGCGTTATTCTGAAGCATTGTGCGGGCCTGAAGGCTACCCACACTTAATTGTAGATGGTAGCTTGGAACACGCGGGCGACTTTTTGATTCCCAGCGTCCTGTTTTTGTACATTACTGGTTGGATTGGCTGGGTTGGCCGTTCCTATTTGCAAGCCGCGAAAAAAACCAGTTCTCCAGAGGAACAAGAGATTATTCTCAATGTGCCTTTGGCAATTTCCTTGATGCTAACCGGCTTCTTGTGGCCTTTGGCAGCACTCAAAGAAATCACCACTGGTGAAATGTTCGCCAAAGATGACGAAATCACTGTTTCACCTCGCTAA
- the psaJ gene encoding photosystem I reaction center subunit IX, whose product MQYFVKFLSTAPVVTALWLSIQAAALIEFNRFFPDLLFHPLQLH is encoded by the coding sequence ATGCAATACTTTGTGAAATTTCTTTCTACAGCACCAGTAGTTACAGCGCTTTGGCTGTCAATTCAGGCTGCGGCTTTGATTGAATTTAACCGTTTTTTCCCTGACTTGCTGTTTCACCCTCTGCAATTGCACTAA
- a CDS encoding IS1634 family transposase: QVTGKIETRKSVIEAEKVKAGRFILATNILDTKTVSNQQVLSEYKAQQSNERGFRFIKDPLFFTSSVFVKKPERVEAIGMIMGLCLLVYNLAQRKLRQQLEASNEGVKNQVKKLTNKPTMRWIFQMFQAVHLVSINGEKQVSNLTQDRQDVLKHLGQYCCQYYLIFSSG; the protein is encoded by the coding sequence TCAAGTTACAGGTAAAATAGAAACCAGAAAATCAGTAATAGAAGCGGAAAAAGTCAAAGCCGGGAGATTTATATTAGCCACGAATATCTTAGATACTAAAACAGTGAGCAATCAACAGGTATTATCGGAGTACAAAGCGCAGCAAAGTAACGAGAGAGGATTTAGATTTATCAAAGATCCGTTATTTTTTACGTCAAGCGTATTTGTGAAAAAGCCGGAGCGAGTGGAAGCAATTGGAATGATAATGGGACTGTGCTTGTTAGTTTATAACCTAGCTCAAAGGAAATTGAGACAACAATTAGAAGCTAGCAATGAGGGGGTGAAAAATCAGGTGAAGAAATTAACAAATAAGCCGACGATGCGCTGGATATTTCAGATGTTTCAAGCGGTGCATTTAGTGTCGATAAATGGAGAGAAGCAAGTCAGCAATTTAACCCAAGACCGTCAAGATGTATTAAAGCATTTAGGGCAGTATTGCTGTCAATACTATTTAATATTTTCAAGTGGATGA
- the tsaD gene encoding tRNA (adenosine(37)-N6)-threonylcarbamoyltransferase complex transferase subunit TsaD encodes MATVLAIETSCDETAAAIVKNRQVCSSAVASQIKIHQQYGGVVPEVASRSHVEMVNGAIAQSLSEANLTWSEIDGIAATCAPGLVGALLVGLTAAKTLAIVHQKPFLGIHHLEGHIYASYLSEPDLHPPFLCLLVSGGHTSLIHVKNCGNYEILGQTRDDAAGEAFDKVARLLKLGYPGGPIIDKLAQIGNPKAFSLPEGKISLPTGGYHPYDSSFSGLKTAVLHLVQKLQKENDDLPVKDIAASFQETVAKSLTKRAIACALDCGLNTIAIGGGVAANSGLRQHLQKAANAHNLRVLFPPLKYCTDNAAMIACAAAEHLELGHTSPLTLGAHSRMPITDVMDLYPTFRRYLSCVNRG; translated from the coding sequence ATGGCAACCGTTTTAGCAATTGAAACAAGTTGTGACGAAACAGCGGCAGCGATTGTTAAGAATCGTCAAGTTTGCAGCAGTGCGGTAGCGTCACAAATTAAAATCCATCAACAATATGGGGGTGTCGTCCCAGAGGTAGCTTCGCGCAGTCATGTCGAGATGGTAAATGGGGCGATCGCGCAATCTCTGAGTGAAGCCAACCTCACTTGGTCAGAAATTGACGGGATTGCAGCCACTTGTGCCCCCGGTTTAGTAGGTGCTTTGCTAGTCGGGTTAACAGCAGCAAAAACCCTCGCAATTGTTCATCAGAAGCCTTTTTTAGGTATTCATCACCTAGAAGGTCACATCTATGCCTCCTACCTCAGCGAACCCGATTTGCACCCACCGTTTTTATGCTTGCTAGTTTCCGGGGGTCATACCAGTTTGATTCATGTCAAAAATTGCGGAAACTACGAAATTTTAGGTCAAACTCGCGACGACGCAGCGGGTGAAGCTTTTGATAAAGTAGCTCGTTTATTAAAGTTAGGCTATCCGGGCGGCCCCATCATTGATAAACTAGCTCAAATTGGCAATCCGAAAGCTTTTTCCCTACCGGAGGGTAAAATTTCTTTGCCTACAGGAGGATATCATCCCTATGACAGCAGTTTCAGTGGATTAAAAACGGCTGTGTTGCATTTAGTCCAGAAGCTACAAAAAGAGAATGACGATTTACCAGTAAAGGATATTGCAGCGAGTTTTCAGGAAACAGTAGCCAAGAGTTTAACAAAAAGAGCGATCGCCTGCGCTTTAGATTGTGGCTTAAATACTATTGCCATCGGCGGCGGAGTTGCAGCTAACAGCGGACTAAGACAACACTTACAAAAAGCGGCCAATGCACACAATTTGCGCGTACTATTTCCCCCCTTGAAATATTGCACAGATAATGCTGCGATGATTGCTTGTGCCGCCGCCGAACATTTAGAATTAGGGCATACTTCGCCCTTAACTTTAGGCGCTCATTCCCGAATGCCAATTACCGATGTAATGGATTTATATCCCACATTCCGCAGATATTTAAGTTGCGTTAATAGAGGATAG
- a CDS encoding carbon-nitrogen hydrolase family protein produces MKSYLAAAIQMTSLPDLQKNLLQAEELIDLAVRQGAELVGLPENFPFMGEEAEKMALASEIAIESEKFLKTMAQRFQVTILGGGFPVPADSGKVYNTCLLVDSNGIELVRYKKVHLFDVNVPDGNTYQESSTVKAGENLPPVYPSKDFGVLGLSVCYDVRFPELYRHLSYKGAEVLFVPAAFTAYTGKDHWKVLLQARAIENTCYAIAPAQTGRHYGRRQTHGHAMIIDPWGTILADAGDGPGVAIAEINPDRLEQVRRQMPSLQHRVFI; encoded by the coding sequence ATGAAATCATATCTCGCTGCTGCAATTCAAATGACAAGCTTGCCTGATTTGCAAAAAAATTTGCTTCAGGCAGAAGAATTAATCGATCTGGCTGTGCGCCAAGGTGCTGAGTTAGTGGGTTTGCCAGAAAACTTCCCATTTATGGGGGAAGAAGCTGAAAAAATGGCACTTGCTAGCGAGATCGCGATCGAAAGTGAAAAATTCCTGAAAACGATGGCCCAGCGGTTTCAAGTGACAATATTGGGAGGGGGGTTTCCCGTGCCGGCAGATAGTGGGAAAGTTTACAATACCTGTTTGCTAGTAGACTCGAATGGAATTGAACTGGTAAGATATAAAAAAGTACATCTGTTTGATGTCAACGTACCAGACGGTAATACTTATCAAGAATCGAGCACAGTCAAAGCAGGGGAAAACTTGCCTCCTGTCTATCCTTCAAAAGATTTTGGGGTGCTGGGACTGTCGGTATGCTACGATGTGCGTTTTCCAGAACTATATCGCCATTTGTCTTATAAGGGAGCCGAGGTTTTGTTCGTGCCGGCGGCGTTCACTGCTTATACTGGAAAAGACCATTGGAAAGTGTTGTTGCAAGCCAGAGCGATCGAGAATACTTGTTATGCGATCGCACCTGCACAAACCGGTCGCCATTATGGGAGACGACAAACGCACGGTCATGCGATGATTATCGATCCTTGGGGAACAATTTTAGCGGATGCGGGGGATGGGCCGGGAGTGGCGATCGCAGAAATTAATCCCGATCGCCTGGAACAAGTTCGCCGCCAAATGCCATCTTTGCAACATCGGGTTTTTATCTGA
- a CDS encoding cobalt-precorrin-6A reductase codes for METLLRKRLLILGGTSDATKLAARASVISGLEVITSLAGRTRQPHALIGNVRIGGFGGVAGLAAYLRDREINFLIDATHPYAAQISFNAAEAAKECNLPFLMLVRPPWQKQEGDRWIEVESNEAAAIVLSKQAKRVFLTIGRQELAAYADLNDIWFLMRTIDPPTSGALVPNGKLLLDRGPFTLENEQKLLIEYQIDAIASKNSGGDATYAKIVAARELGIPVVMVQRKPQPAVEQVVDVERAIEWLLNQLQLVNG; via the coding sequence GTGGAAACTCTTTTAAGAAAACGCTTGTTGATCCTTGGTGGAACAAGCGATGCGACTAAACTAGCAGCAAGAGCGTCGGTTATTTCCGGGCTAGAGGTCATTACTTCCCTAGCAGGCCGTACCCGACAACCTCATGCTTTAATAGGTAATGTGCGGATTGGTGGATTTGGGGGTGTAGCAGGACTGGCTGCTTACTTGCGCGATCGCGAAATCAATTTCTTGATTGATGCTACTCATCCTTATGCAGCTCAGATTTCCTTTAATGCTGCGGAAGCTGCTAAGGAATGTAACTTACCTTTTCTGATGTTAGTACGTCCGCCTTGGCAGAAACAAGAGGGCGATCGCTGGATTGAAGTTGAGAGCAATGAAGCAGCGGCAATAGTATTATCTAAACAGGCAAAGCGCGTATTTCTGACCATTGGCAGACAAGAGCTAGCTGCTTATGCCGATCTGAATGATATTTGGTTTTTGATGCGGACGATCGATCCGCCAACATCCGGGGCTCTAGTTCCTAATGGCAAATTGCTGTTGGATCGCGGGCCTTTCACGTTGGAAAATGAGCAAAAGTTATTAATAGAGTATCAGATTGATGCGATCGCCAGCAAGAACAGTGGCGGCGATGCGACTTATGCCAAGATTGTTGCAGCTAGGGAATTGGGGATACCAGTAGTAATGGTACAGCGCAAGCCACAGCCAGCCGTTGAACAAGTTGTAGATGTAGAAAGGGCGATCGAATGGCTCCTTAATCAACTTCAATTAGTTAATGGTTAG